In Amaranthus tricolor cultivar Red isolate AtriRed21 chromosome 3, ASM2621246v1, whole genome shotgun sequence, a single window of DNA contains:
- the LOC130808717 gene encoding ACT domain-containing protein ACR4-like: MDCWTSSLKVDDEFQKLVLRMNPPRVTVDNTSSRNTTLIKVDSANKRGSLLEVVQVLNDMNLIIRRAYISSDGEWFMDVFHVTDQHGNKLYEDDVAERIQQSLGPRARSFRSRRSVGMQAVVEHTTIELTGRDRPGLLSEIFAVLTDHKCNVVAAEVWTHSSRMASVVYITDEATGSPIYDPDRLTKIENLLLAVLMEDRDKRSANTLVSVGGTHTERRLHQMMYADRDYDMMNVDGASPGSSQPRKPLVTVDNCSERGYTVVNLRSADKPKLLFDTVCTLTDMQYVVYHATLIAEGPEAYQEYYIRHTDGCPISSEAERQRLIQCLEAAISRRTSEGIRLELCSDDRVGLLSDVTRIFRENGLSVTRAEVTTRGCQAINVFYVIDSSGNAVKSETIEAVRKEIGLTILQVKEDEYSKSPPQDGGRFSLGNLFKSRSEKFLFSLGLIKSYS; this comes from the exons ATGGATTGTTGGACGTCATCTCTTAAAGTAGACGATGAATTTCAGAAATTGGTTTTGCGTATGAACCCTCCAag GGTTACTGTTGATAATACATCAAGTAGAAATACAACTTTGATCAAG GTAGATAGTGCTAATAAGAGGGGTAGTTTGTTGGAGGTAGTTCAAGTTCTAAATGACATGAACCTAATCATCAGAAGAGCTTATATTTCTTCAGATGGAGAGTGGTTTATGGATG TATTTCATGTCACGGATCAACATGGGAATAAGCTATATGAAGATGATGTTGCAGAAAGAATTCAACAG TCACTAGGTCCGAGAGCACGTAGCTTTCGATCAAGGAGATCAGTGGGGATGCAAGCTGTTGTGGAGCACACAACCATAGAGCTTACAGGAAGAGATAGGCCGGGCTTGCTCTCCGAAATCTTTGCGGTCCTCACTGATCATAAATGCAATGTAGTGGCAGCCGAAGTCTGGACACACAGCTCTAGAATGGCATCAGTCGTTTATATCACTGACGAAGCAACAGGGTCACCAATTTATGATCCTGACCGCCTCACCAAAATCGAGAACCTTCTGCTGGCAGTTCTAATGGAGGACCGCGACAAGAGGAGCGCTAATACTCTCGTCTCAGTTGGGGGGACTCATACTGAGAGGAGGTTACATCAAATGATGTATGCTGATCGTGATTATGATATGATGAACGTAGATGGTGCAAGTCCAGGGTCTAGCCAGCCGAGAAAACCTCTTGTAACAGTCGATAATTGTTCAGAAAGAGGGTACACGGTTGTGAATTTGCGATCTGCGGATAAGCCAAAGCTGCTTTTTGATACAGTGTGTACACTGACAGATATGCAGTATGTAGTTTACCATGCCACACTTATAGCTGAAGGTCCAGAAGCTTATCAG GAATATTACATTAGACACACTGACGGATGTCCTATTAGTTCGGAAGCTGAGAGGCAACGGCTAATCCAATGTCTCGAGGCTGCTATTAGCCGAAGAACTTCTGAG GGTATTAGATTGGAACTGTGTAGTGACGACAGAGTAGGACTTCTCTCGGATGTAACGAGGATATTCAGAGAAAACGGGCTATCAGTCACCCGAGCAGAGGTAACAACTCGGGGGTGTCAAGCGATAAATGTATTCTACGTGATCGATTCATCGGGGAATGCAGTGAAAAGCGAAACAATAGAAGCAGTTCGAAAAGAGATCGGGCTGACAATACTCCAAGTAAAAGAAGACGAGTACTCAAAATCTCCTCCTCAAGATGGCGGAAGATTCTCATTGGGAAATCTGTTTAAATCAAGATCAGAAAAATTCTTGTTTAGTTTGGGGCTCATAAAGTCATATTCTTAA